Part of the Tolypothrix sp. PCC 7910 genome, TCGGTTGCATTGGGGTTAGTAAACTTAAAACCACTGTCCATTACCCCATCAACAAAATCGATGACAACACCTTCCAATAACGGTGCGCTTTGAGCGTCAACGTAAAGTTGTACTTTTCCTTGCTGAATTACTAAATCGTCTGGTTGTGGCTTGCTAATAATCTCCATGCCATACTCATAGCCACTGCAACCACCATCTTTTACAGAGATGCGAACGCCTTTAGTTGCAACATTGGAGTCGGGGGCAGAACCGACTAAGAACGCCCGCAGACGAAATTCAGCTTTTTCTGTCAAAGTAACAGTCATCACATCTCCTGATTTGTTGCGATAGTGGTTGTAATTACAGGTGTGGTTTCTTAAGTTGTGAAGCGTTTTAATTGCATATTTGTCCTTAATAATCAGCCATTTGTAATTTGTATTTACAAAGGAATTGAGATTGACTTTGTATTTACAATGGGCAGAAAACAAATGACTAATAAAGGGCTAAACGAAGAGATATGCAATTCAACGCAATGAAGCTGATTATTTTGTGAAATTACTGGTGGGTTCCATAGAACCTGATTGTGCGTATCTCCAGGGTGCGCTATTTCCGCAGACAGGACAAGCGCGATCGCGGTGAGAACGCCGTTTGGCAAATTCCATCCGAGCTAGGTCTATTGTCAACAGTTGTGACAGTAACGGTTGACTAAACCCAGTGATCAGCTTGATCGCTTCTAGTGCTGTTAAACAAGCCAATGTTCCAGAAACGGCCCCCAGAACTGAAAAGCCACGCCGATCCCAATCAGGCTTTTCTGGAAACAGACAAGACAAGCAAGGAGTCACACCAGGAATAATCGTAGTCAGGTAAGCCTCCATTCCGTCCATTGCTGCTTCCACCATCGGCTTACGCCAACGCACACAAGCCGCATTCAACAAATTACGCTCTGTAAAATTGTGGGCGCAGTCAAGAGCCATATCAGCGGACTGTACCAACGCGTCTACATTTTCCGGGGTGATGTAATCATGAACTGCTTCCACTTGGACATCAGGATTAATCGCTTCCAAAGTTTCTTTAGCTTTGAATACCCTTGGCTGACCTACCCAATCGTCTGTCATGAGAACTTGACGATTCATATCATCTAGCCGCAGGTCACCACCCCGTACTAGGATTAGCCGCCCAACGCCCGCTACAGCTAGGTAAAGCGCCGCTGTACCGCCTAATCCCCCCACACCTGTAACCAGAACCGTCGCTGACTTCAGGCGCTTCTGAGCTAATTCGCCAAAATTAGGGAGCATCATTTGGCGACTATAGCGTTCTAATTCGGTAGGCGTTAGGTTTACCACTTTTTACCTCCTAATCAGAAGTGATTTCTGTCAGCTTGACTACATTTTTCGGCTTATCATTAAACACCTTAAACAGCTTTTGTTCTTGAGGTGTTGATTCGATAAAAACCTCATAGGCTTTTTGCAAAGCTATGGCATATTGCTCGAGTTTTTCTTCTGGTTTTAAATCAGGAGAATTCTCATCAACTTCTCTCATAAATTGAGAGAATTTTTTCAGAATATGTAAACGATTAACATTCACAAATGTTTGGTCGTAGGGCATTTCAAAAAATTGAAAGAATTCCTCTGCGTCTACGAGTTTTTTAAACTCATCAATATTGCGGCTCATTCACCCTTCTCCATTTTTTTAAGCTGTTGCTTAAGTTCATCTAGCTCGCGATAGATAGCATAAGTTTCAGCTGCAACATCCATCAATTTTTCAAAGTCTGTGGGTAATCCCTCTGCTAAGTCGTGCAGATCCATTTTCATTTGACCCGCTTTACTATTGAGCCGTCTGATTTTTCCCTTGAGTTCTTCAGTTGTCATTTGCCATTTGTCCTCTCTTACAAAGTTCTGATCGCCGGAAACCGGCGCTCCGACTTTGCGCTTTGTTATTTGTCCATTGTCATTGGTCATTTATTTTTTGTCTAATAACCGATGACTAATGACCAATGACTAATGACGAATTAAAGCTTGCCAACTTCGGGGAAACGATTTACTAAATCGATGCCTTTTTCTATTAGCTTGGCTCCCTCTTCTGCAACTTTTTCTAGGGAATCAAAGCCAAAGCGATGGGCATCACGTAAGGTTCTTGTGACTAACAAAAGGCGGCCAGTGAAAACAAGTACCCAACCAAACCCTTCGTGGTTGATATCAACTACAACCTGGGATATTAGACCTGTTTCCTTTTCAATACAAGCGGCTACAGCTCGATAAAATGCCATTATCCGTGCTTGAGTAATCGGATCTACATCACCATCAATAGGAATTTCCCGTTTCTTTGCTTTAGGAACTACATAGGGTTTAAGAATCAAATCATCAGACCACTTCCGGTATGTTCCATAGGTATCTTGTCCCCGGATTTGTTGGACGATCGCCTTCAGGAAAGGTGAGTTGGAGACTGTACTGCTGGCGGTACCGTTAACACTATTATCTATACTCATACTGTTGCTTCATTTTCTAATTCATCAGCAAAGCTTGTGTCTTTTTGCTTTAAAGCTTTACGCAACCAAGGTGGGGGATTACCTTTGAGTGTTTGGACTAGTTTAGTTAACACTTCCGCGATTTCTTCTTCTTCCGATCGCGCTTTAATTGGGGTAACACCTTTTTTGATTAAACGAGCAGCAGCGCTACCACCAATTGCTAATACATAAACAATTGTGCAATCTTCTAGCGCTGACAGTTTAGGTGTGATTTTATCCTCGTTACCATCTTCTTTGAGGTCGCCCTCAAAGTTTAAAGTCTCAACAAATGTATATCCCTCATCTGAGACTTCATAAACCTCAATTTGTCTTGCCCATCCGAAGTGAGCATTAATGTGAACTCGGTCACTTGTCGTAAAGGCAATCTTCATCGTTACTCGTCCTTTGTCATTTGTTTTTGGTCATTTGTCATTTGTCTTTTGTCATTTGTGTTTAGTAATTATTAGTTGCTAAAAACTTATGAATAATCACTAATAACTAATGACGATTGACAAATGACAATGCCACTTACCAATCTCCGTGGAAGTTTTTTACTCTCTCTTCTTCGGCTTCTAAAAAGAGGTTGCCCATGCCAAACAAAAGCTCCATTGTGCCGCGGTAGCCGACTTTGGTAAATTGACCATTACCTAAGCGATCGTAAATGGGTATTCCGAGGCGATAGAGGGGAATGGATAGCCGTTTAGCGATCGCACCTACGTTAGAATTGCCAATTAACAAGTCAGAGCCTACTGCTAGTTCCTCAAAGTCTTCCAAATCCCCGATTGTGACGCTTTTAATGGGGAGTTTTTCTAACAGAGGCGATCGCGTTGTGGTGACTGCAGCATGAATTTGCGCTCCCATTGATTGCAAGAAATGCACTGTTGACCACAACAAATCAGGTTCTAAAGCTAAAGATACGCGTTTAGCACCAAAATAAAAGTGAGTGTCTAACATTGCGTCTTGCAGTTGGCAACGTTGACGGCGATATTTTTCCGGGACGCTGTTACCGCTAAGAATCGCTAAAGCTTGCAAAAACTCATCCACAGGTTCTAAGCCTGTGAGTTGTCCAAAAACTTCATAGGGAATGCCAAACCGTTCTTGCAGAATCCGTGCTGCACCGCGCATACTTTCACCAAGTGCGATCGTGAAAGCAGAACCGCCAACTTCGCGCAGTTGAGCGACTGTTGTTCCACTGGCTGTAATCGCGCTATAGGAATCTTCTAAATGTCCATCTAAGGAAGCACTTAAATCGGGTACAACAATAGGAACTAGCCCAAAGCTAGTTACCATTTCTTTAATTTCTTGGATGTCACCTGGTGTAAAAGACGAACCCGCCAAGATAGTGACTTGTTCAATTCTGGTAGCACAAAGTCGCGGAATTTCCTTAACAATGCTTTCCACTGCTACAGCGAAACCATCTTGTAAAGCACCTTTAAAATCAGGTGTGGGCGCAAAAACAATTGGTAGCTTATCTAATTCTGGGTGACGTTCCCGAATCTCTTTCAGGAAACGTTCAATGTCATCGCCTCGAGTTTCTGTTAACCCAGTGCTACATAAACCGATAATTTCTGGTTGGGATTTTTCTACCAGGGTGAGAATTGCTTGTTCCACATTTTCTTCACCGCCCAAAATGGTAGTCACTTCTGTCATGGCTGTAGTTGCTAGGGGAATTGCTTCCCGAAAATGCCTGACTAAAACAACTTTGGCAAAAGCA contains:
- a CDS encoding CCE_0567 family metalloprotein; translation: MTTEELKGKIRRLNSKAGQMKMDLHDLAEGLPTDFEKLMDVAAETYAIYRELDELKQQLKKMEKGE
- the nifN gene encoding nitrogenase iron-molybdenum cofactor biosynthesis protein NifN, with product MAIVTTPNKPVTVNPLKQSQALGASLAFLGLKGMIPLFHGSQGCTAFAKVVLVRHFREAIPLATTAMTEVTTILGGEENVEQAILTLVEKSQPEIIGLCSTGLTETRGDDIERFLKEIRERHPELDKLPIVFAPTPDFKGALQDGFAVAVESIVKEIPRLCATRIEQVTILAGSSFTPGDIQEIKEMVTSFGLVPIVVPDLSASLDGHLEDSYSAITASGTTVAQLREVGGSAFTIALGESMRGAARILQERFGIPYEVFGQLTGLEPVDEFLQALAILSGNSVPEKYRRQRCQLQDAMLDTHFYFGAKRVSLALEPDLLWSTVHFLQSMGAQIHAAVTTTRSPLLEKLPIKSVTIGDLEDFEELAVGSDLLIGNSNVGAIAKRLSIPLYRLGIPIYDRLGNGQFTKVGYRGTMELLFGMGNLFLEAEEERVKNFHGDW
- a CDS encoding NifX-associated nitrogen fixation protein; translation: MSIDNSVNGTASSTVSNSPFLKAIVQQIRGQDTYGTYRKWSDDLILKPYVVPKAKKREIPIDGDVDPITQARIMAFYRAVAACIEKETGLISQVVVDINHEGFGWVLVFTGRLLLVTRTLRDAHRFGFDSLEKVAEEGAKLIEKGIDLVNRFPEVGKL
- a CDS encoding iron-sulfur cluster assembly accessory protein, producing MTVTLTEKAEFRLRAFLVGSAPDSNVATKGVRISVKDGGCSGYEYGMEIISKPQPDDLVIQQGKVQLYVDAQSAPLLEGVVIDFVDGVMDSGFKFTNPNATDTCGCGKSFKTGDCTPNGVPCS
- the nifW gene encoding nitrogenase-stabilizing/protective protein NifW, giving the protein MSRNIDEFKKLVDAEEFFQFFEMPYDQTFVNVNRLHILKKFSQFMREVDENSPDLKPEEKLEQYAIALQKAYEVFIESTPQEQKLFKVFNDKPKNVVKLTEITSD
- a CDS encoding HesA/MoeB/ThiF family protein; the protein is MVNLTPTELERYSRQMMLPNFGELAQKRLKSATVLVTGVGGLGGTAALYLAVAGVGRLILVRGGDLRLDDMNRQVLMTDDWVGQPRVFKAKETLEAINPDVQVEAVHDYITPENVDALVQSADMALDCAHNFTERNLLNAACVRWRKPMVEAAMDGMEAYLTTIIPGVTPCLSCLFPEKPDWDRRGFSVLGAVSGTLACLTALEAIKLITGFSQPLLSQLLTIDLARMEFAKRRSHRDRACPVCGNSAPWRYAQSGSMEPTSNFTK
- the nifX gene encoding nitrogen fixation protein NifX, translated to MKIAFTTSDRVHINAHFGWARQIEVYEVSDEGYTFVETLNFEGDLKEDGNEDKITPKLSALEDCTIVYVLAIGGSAAARLIKKGVTPIKARSEEEEIAEVLTKLVQTLKGNPPPWLRKALKQKDTSFADELENEATV